A single region of the Candidatus Poribacteria bacterium genome encodes:
- the minD gene encoding septum site-determining protein MinD, whose protein sequence is MGKVIVVTSGKGGVGKTTSTANLGTALALLGKTVAVVDADVGLRNLDIVMGLESRIVYTSMDVIEKQCELGKALVKDRRVDGLMLLAASQKNNKDDMQPAQMKAICDNLRTSHDFVLVDSPAGIERGFSNASAGADEAIVVTTPDVSAIRDADRIIGLLQNARIEPINLILNRFSPELVGNGSMMDQADVLDILNIDLLGIVPEDSGVITSTNRGIPLVYEDASPGSQAYMRIARRLTGQRIPIPDLEHKGLLTSIINWFTRKR, encoded by the coding sequence ATGGGAAAAGTAATCGTAGTGACATCAGGAAAGGGTGGTGTCGGAAAAACGACCTCTACCGCCAATTTAGGGACAGCACTCGCACTTCTCGGTAAAACAGTCGCCGTTGTCGATGCAGATGTTGGGCTTCGGAATCTGGATATCGTCATGGGACTTGAGAGCCGAATTGTTTACACCTCTATGGATGTCATTGAAAAGCAGTGCGAACTCGGCAAAGCCCTCGTCAAAGACCGGCGTGTTGATGGGCTGATGCTACTCGCAGCATCCCAGAAAAACAATAAAGACGACATGCAACCAGCACAAATGAAAGCAATCTGTGACAACTTGCGGACATCCCACGATTTTGTGTTGGTCGATTCGCCTGCAGGTATTGAGCGCGGTTTTAGTAACGCTTCCGCAGGTGCCGACGAAGCCATCGTTGTCACGACACCCGATGTCTCCGCAATCCGAGATGCTGACCGGATTATCGGCTTGTTGCAAAACGCCAGAATTGAACCGATCAATCTCATCTTAAACCGCTTCTCCCCAGAACTCGTAGGGAACGGTAGTATGATGGATCAAGCCGATGTCTTGGACATCCTCAACATAGACCTGCTCGGTATTGTCCCAGAAGATAGTGGTGTGATTACCTCTACAAACCGCGGGATTCCTTTGGTCTACGAAGACGCTTCACCGGGGTCCCAGGCTTATATGCGTATCGCACGGCGGCTCACAGGTCAACGAATCCCGATCCCCGACTTAGAGCATAAAGGCTTGCTTACGAGTATTATAAACTGGTTTACGAGAAAAAGATAA
- the larA gene encoding nickel-dependent lactate racemase produces MKVEMRYGTGILPIEIPDKNVAKVLEISESTPLPDEAGAVREAIAQPIASQSLAEIGKGRASACIVISDITRPVPNKVILPPMLEVLEQTGIPREKITILIATGIHRPNDAEELETMVGRDIMKTYRIVNHFSQKPETHAYLGKTQNGTPVYIDKTYLEADLKITTGLIEPHLMAGYSGGRKAICPGIASVETMKVMHGPELMEHPKSAVGILEGNPFHIEATEIALMAGADFNLNVAIDKQRQITGVFAGDMVESHRDGAAFVEKHAKVTLPAAADAVVVSSAGYPLDTTFYQAIKGLLTAVEIVKQGGSILLVAACSEGIGSKPFTDLIFKTDDLTAFVQGLYNPANFVIDQWQLEELAKVARKADIYFYTDGIPYHQRAKLFVHPLKSAQEGVEELLTRYGEDAQIAVIPEGPYVLAQLAGD; encoded by the coding sequence ATGAAAGTGGAAATGAGATATGGCACCGGAATTTTACCTATCGAAATTCCGGATAAGAATGTAGCCAAGGTTCTCGAAATTTCGGAAAGCACTCCGTTGCCGGACGAAGCCGGAGCCGTTCGGGAGGCGATTGCCCAACCTATCGCCTCACAATCCTTGGCTGAGATAGGAAAAGGTCGAGCGTCAGCATGTATTGTGATCTCTGACATAACTCGACCCGTGCCTAACAAAGTCATTCTCCCCCCGATGTTAGAAGTGCTTGAACAAACCGGCATCCCACGCGAAAAAATTACGATCCTCATCGCGACCGGTATCCACCGTCCTAATGATGCGGAAGAACTCGAAACGATGGTTGGACGCGATATTATGAAGACCTATCGCATTGTCAACCATTTTTCACAAAAACCAGAGACGCACGCATATTTAGGCAAAACACAAAACGGCACCCCAGTCTACATTGACAAAACTTATCTCGAAGCGGATCTGAAAATTACCACTGGATTGATTGAGCCTCACCTGATGGCAGGCTATTCTGGCGGTAGGAAGGCAATCTGTCCAGGAATCGCCTCAGTTGAGACAATGAAGGTGATGCACGGACCCGAACTGATGGAGCACCCGAAATCAGCTGTCGGGATTCTGGAGGGAAATCCGTTTCATATAGAAGCCACGGAAATCGCCCTGATGGCGGGGGCTGATTTTAACCTGAACGTCGCAATTGACAAGCAGCGTCAGATCACAGGGGTTTTCGCGGGCGACATGGTCGAATCACACCGTGACGGCGCGGCGTTTGTCGAGAAACACGCCAAGGTTACCTTACCTGCGGCAGCAGATGCCGTTGTCGTTTCAAGTGCAGGCTACCCGTTAGATACAACCTTCTATCAAGCGATCAAAGGTTTACTGACTGCCGTCGAGATTGTAAAGCAGGGGGGTAGTATTTTGCTTGTCGCGGCATGCAGCGAGGGTATCGGTAGCAAACCCTTCACAGACCTAATTTTCAAAACAGATGATTTAACTGCGTTTGTGCAAGGTCTTTACAATCCAGCAAACTTTGTCATTGATCAGTGGCAATTGGAAGAATTGGCGAAAGTTGCACGGAAGGCAGATATCTATTTCTATACCGATGGGATTCCCTATCATCAGCGTGCAAAACTGTTCGTGCATCCTTTGAAAAGTGCGCAGGAAGGCGTTGAAGAACTCTTAACCCGATATGGGGAAGATGCCCAAATCGCAGTGATTCCTGAGGGACCCTATGTTTTGGCACAGCTGGCAGGGGATTAA